From one Asterias amurensis chromosome 14, ASM3211899v1 genomic stretch:
- the LOC139947443 gene encoding peroxidasin-like yields the protein MLLFLLVALASSSLVLAVDDSPRFGIQPRDTTAIHGETVSMYCSISGLQSSQFVWIKDGTVITRGFSVVSVDSNRYSIGAAEEGNYHLVITDARAEDSGAFRCVATTGGSGLISPIANLQVFAAPTVEYPVCTGVGSNEVAVGEIVTLSCDVEGGNPKTELFLNKGDVAVQATETATGITYEWTVQEEDEAVEFVCIGTQRFWAEPRTCRMGPFTLVTGPPTMNLVPAEATVQTGHSVSFLCSVEAAPRAVFKWFIANEEVDAEHTDEKMAVQVIGDNSILLIHDVGDVGESRQIMCVVEASTGIVAAEAVMHVQPVYAVVTDGPIERPQATKKTPVEGPDSESPNNTPTDGSQAGTGDDTNTEEAVLESSISIALIAGSSAAAVIVIIAVIVSIAVLRSKRSSSGSFAAKSTDQLAEGAVDDTDNYYFRPRGVGIVRSWLFPVHKDTQKGMAASVASTQPRK from the exons ACGATTCGGTATCCAACCACGGGACACGACGGCAATCCATGGTGAGACAGTCTCTATGTACTGTTCCATAAGTGGTCTGCAATCCAGccagtttgtgtggatcaaagATGGCACCGTGATCACCCGAGGTTTTAGCGTTGTCTCCGTGGACAGCAACCGGTACTCTATCGGGGCGGCTGAGGAGGGTAACTACCACCTCGTCATCACCGATGCCCGGGCCGAGGACTCCGGAGCCTTCAGGTGTGTGGCCACTACCGGGGGAAGTGGCCTCATCTCACCCATCGCAAACCTCCAAGTCTTTGCCGCTCCCACAGTTGAGTACCCGGTTTGCACCGGGGTGGGGTCCAACGAGGTGGCTGTAGGCGAGATAGTCACCCTGTCCTGCGATGTCGAGGGTGGAAACCCCAAAACGGAGCTGTTCTTGAACAAGGGAGACGTAGCCGTACAGGCAACCGAGACGGCCACAGGAATTAC GTACGAATGGACTGTCCAAGAGGAAGACGAGGCGGTCGAGTTTGTCTGCATCGGCACCCAGCGTTTCTGGGCCGAGCCTCGTACCTGCCGCATGGGTCCATTCACCCTAGTCACCGGTCCACCAACCATGAACCTAGTGCCGGCTGAGGCTACCGTCCAGACCGGCCACTCGGTGTCGTTCCTCTGCAGTGTCGAAGCCGCTCCCCGTGCCGTCTTCAAGTGGTTCATCGCCAACGAGGAAGTGGACGCTGAGCACACTGATGAGAAGATGGCCGTTCAGGTGATTGGTGATAACAGCATCTTATTGATCCACGATGTTGGGGATGTGGGCGAGTCTCGCCAG ATTATGTGCGTTGTCGAGGCATCAACCGGCATAGTAGCCGCCGAGGCCGTGATGCACGTCCAGCCCGTCTACGCAGTCGTGACAGACGGCCCCATCGAACGGCCCCAGGCCACTAAGAAAACACCGGTGGAGGGCCCTGACAGCGAGAGCCCCAACAACACCCCTACCGATGGGTCTCAAGCAGGCACGGGCGATGACACCAACACCGAGGAGGCCGTGCTGGAATCCTCCATCAGTATCGCTCTCATCGCCGGGTCTAGCGCGGCGGCAGTCATCGTCATTATCGCTGTGATCGTTTCGATCGCCGTACTCCGTAGCAAGCGATCGTCATCGGGTAGCTTCGCAGCCAAGTCGACGGATCAACTggcagagggcgctgttgatgaCACCGACAACTACTATTTCCGTCCACGTGGTGTTGGTATTGTTCGCTCTTGGCTGTTCCCAGTTCACAAGGACACGCAGAAGGGAATGGCAGCTTCTGTGGCGAGTACCCAACCACGGAAGTAG